Within Bacillus sp. Marseille-Q1617, the genomic segment ACTGTATTCGTAATGGTTTTATTGATCTGCAGCGGAATGCAATTGGACAATATCAATGCTGCTGGCAGCGGTACATGGAGTTCACCATTTTCAGTAAGCCAGGCGATATCAAACCAAACCGGTGCAGTCCATTCAGTCGAGGGGTATGTCGTTGGGCAGCCCACATCACAAACATCTGTCGTGACAAGCAATTTCCCGAATGATTATGCACTTGCACTGGCCGACTCACCGACGGAAACAAATACGTCAGAAATGATATTTGTTCAGATACCTTCTTCATTTCGTTCAAGTTTTGGCCTTCAAAGTAACCCGGATCTGATGGGGCAGAAACTTAAAGTTACCGGAAGCCTGACAGATTATTTCTCACATCCGGGAGTGAAGTCGACGGCCGCTTTTGAAGAGGTGGAGGGAGATACAGACCCAACAGATCCGACAGATCCTGGCGATCCTCCATCGTACGAAGAGTATTATACTGCTGCTGAAGGAAAAACAGGCTCTAACCTTAAATCCGCATTGCACAACATCATTGATGATCACACTACACTTTCCTATAGTGAAGTATGGGGGGCGCTCCGGAATACAGACGAGGATCCCGCAAACTTAAACAACGTTCTTTTATTATATTCAGGCCGTTCTCAATCGAAATTCACCAACGGAGGCGGAGTGGATGACTGGAACCGCGAGCACGTGTGGGCTAAATCCCATGGTGACTTTGGAACGTCACAGGGAGCGGGGACAGATTTGCATCATCTCCGTCCGACAGACGTAACGGTGAATTCCTCCAGAGGGAATCTCGATTTCGACAATGGAGGCAGTGAACACAGTGAAGCTCCTGGAAATTATTATGACGGCGATTCCTGGGAGCCCCGGGACGAAGTAAAAGGGGACGTTGCCCGGATGATTTTCTACATGGCCGTCCGCTATGAAGGCGACAGCGGTGAAGTAGACCTTGAATTGAATGAGTATGTGAATAACGGCAGTGCCCCGTATCACGGAAAGATCTCCGTTTTGCTGGAATGGCATGCAGAGGATCCTGTGGATTCAAGGGAAATTCGCCGGAACAATATTATTTTTGAAGACTATCAAGGAAACCGGAACCCTTTCATCGATCATCCGGAATGGGCAGAGATGATTTGGTGATAGATTGACTTAGCGCTTGGGGCATTGTGATGTCCCGGGCGTTTTTTTATGAATGATTACTAGAATCGTAAGTGAAATGAGAATTTTGAATGAAAGTAAGAGGAAATTTATAAGATGGTGGACGAATAACTAGGAGGGGATTAGTTCTAGACAAGTAATCGACCTGGATTGGACTGCTCCCGTTTAATAATTACGACAGATATTGATTTATCGCGCCAGTTTTTCAATAATTGAGCCACTTTCAGGGTTATTGCGCAACATTTTGAATAATTGAGCCACTTTCAGGATTATCGCGCAACATTTCGAATAATTGCGCCACTCTCACAGTAATTGCGCCACTTGTCGAAAACTCCGAATCGCTGCCCGTCCTCAAAAGCCCAATTCTAAAACAGCTGCACC encodes:
- a CDS encoding endonuclease; amino-acid sequence: MQLDNINAAGSGTWSSPFSVSQAISNQTGAVHSVEGYVVGQPTSQTSVVTSNFPNDYALALADSPTETNTSEMIFVQIPSSFRSSFGLQSNPDLMGQKLKVTGSLTDYFSHPGVKSTAAFEEVEGDTDPTDPTDPGDPPSYEEYYTAAEGKTGSNLKSALHNIIDDHTTLSYSEVWGALRNTDEDPANLNNVLLLYSGRSQSKFTNGGGVDDWNREHVWAKSHGDFGTSQGAGTDLHHLRPTDVTVNSSRGNLDFDNGGSEHSEAPGNYYDGDSWEPRDEVKGDVARMIFYMAVRYEGDSGEVDLELNEYVNNGSAPYHGKISVLLEWHAEDPVDSREIRRNNIIFEDYQGNRNPFIDHPEWAEMIW